The Cellulosimicrobium cellulans genome contains the following window.
TCTCGGGCGAGCGCCTGGTCCAGCGGGCGCAGGAACGCCTGGACGAGGTCCGCGAGCGCCGGGGGCGCGGACCGGGCGCCCGGCGCGACCGCCGACGGCGTGACGGGCGCGCGCCCGTGGGGCGTGCGGACGAGAGGCGCGCACGTGGCGGACGGCGGGGGGCGGGAGGCGCGAGGGGCGCCGAGGAGGTCGAGGTGCCGACGACGGTCGACGCGGCCGTGAGCGACGTCCCGCACCTCGGGGAGCGCCTGGGCCTCTTCGTCATCATCGTGCTCGGCGAAGGCCTCATCCAGGCGATCGACGCCGCGAGCGAGGCGGAGTGGGACCGCACGCTCCTCGTCGCCGGAGCGGGCGCGTTCACGCTGCTGGTGGCCCTGTGGGCCCTCACCGTGCGGTCGGGCTACGCGGGCGTCGCGCTGCTGCGTCCCGCCGGGGTGCCGCCGCGCTCGGCGTGGTTCCTGCACCTGGTGACCACCGGGGCGCTCGCGACGCTCGCGGGCGCGCTCGGCGGCGTCCTGGACCGTCCGGCGCGCGCGCTCGACCCGGGCGAGCTCGCGCTGCTCGTCGGCGCGTTCGCCGTGCACGGGCTCGTGTCCGCCGGGGTGCACGCCGCGCTGCGCGACGGGCGCACCGCCGCCCTGCTCGCCGTGCCCGTCGTCGCCGCCGGAGCGGTGGCCTGGCTCGCCGGCGGCACGATCTCGGCCGCGGGGCTGGTGTGGGTGCTGTCGGGAGCGCTGCTGGTCCAGCTCGCCCTGGCCCGCGGTCCCCGCCCGGCGCCCGCCCCGGCAGGCTCCGACGCCTGACGCCCGCGACCTGCCCGCGCAAAATCGTGGACGTCAGGCGATCGCGGGCATAGCCTCGTGGCGTCCGGTCGAACCCGCCCGGACGCACGATCATGACGACCGGTGAAG
Protein-coding sequences here:
- a CDS encoding low temperature requirement protein A codes for the protein MTAAAPAAGTSPVGEERHASWLELFFDLVVVAGIGMLAHLLQEDHDRGGLALYVVAYTAFWLVWACFTTYGNVAGEGARALPILGGMAALAVMIAAVPGIHDEHAQAFAVAYVVGRLVAARPWRRTTVVVDLPVVQALTGVVPWIVSWWFDGQTRYTLWAVGLAIDLLLLLTLSGERLVQRAQERLDEVRERRGRGPGARRDRRRRDGRAPVGRADERRARGGRRGAGGARGAEEVEVPTTVDAAVSDVPHLGERLGLFVIIVLGEGLIQAIDAASEAEWDRTLLVAGAGAFTLLVALWALTVRSGYAGVALLRPAGVPPRSAWFLHLVTTGALATLAGALGGVLDRPARALDPGELALLVGAFAVHGLVSAGVHAALRDGRTAALLAVPVVAAGAVAWLAGGTISAAGLVWVLSGALLVQLALARGPRPAPAPAGSDA